A single Triticum dicoccoides isolate Atlit2015 ecotype Zavitan chromosome 2A, WEW_v2.0, whole genome shotgun sequence DNA region contains:
- the LOC119358738 gene encoding uncharacterized protein LOC119358738, whose translation MDGSGMEFLLDTVDRSEKMAQIERGSTGAREAVRPRRDASPTRSVQSIDRVNPEAPGWTKRLCLGSAPPDRAPCPSRMSALEQSVRKYAEEPDKSLVLPELGLNFDSSGEAYDFIICTIGRSVLE comes from the exons ATGGATGGGTCTGGTATGGAGTTCCTGCTGGACACCGTCGACAG GTCGGAGAAGATGGCCCAGATAGAGCGCGGCAGTACCGGAGCGCGGGAAGCTGTGCGCCCTCGCCGTGATGCATctccgacgaggtcggtgcagtcgaTCGACAGAGTCAATCCAGAGGCCCCTGGCTGGACTAAAAG GCTTTGTCTAGGGAGTGCGCCACCGGACCGGGCACCATGTCCTTCTCGGATGAGCGCTCTGGAGCAGTCGGTTCGCAAGTATGCAGAGGAACCTGATAAGAGTCTAGTACTTCCTGAACTTGGCCTCAACTTTGATTCGTCGGGCGAGGCCTACGATTTCATAATTTGTACTATTGGGAGATCGGTACTGGAATAA